The Salvelinus fontinalis isolate EN_2023a unplaced genomic scaffold, ASM2944872v1 scaffold_1174, whole genome shotgun sequence genome contains the following window.
TGTAAGGACAATCCTCATCTTGGACTGTGATCAGAATTCAAAGATGCACAATTAAACATCAATTTCACTTCCTTTACATATTCCTATAATTATAATTACTGGTGCCGATATCAAAAAGCACAACCAATGACCATTCAAGAACCAAGGATCTCAAGACGCCGTACTCCCGCCCCTCAAGTGCAAGGATTGTAAGTTCCCTCTGCAGAGAGCTGGAGGAGCACGTGGGCTCTCCTGATGCTCTGAGGCAAGCTTTGAGGCGCGACAGCGGGGAGATGACAACAGCCATTGCGAGTGCAGTCACCAGGGAAGTCAACCGTCTGGGTTCAATCGTACCCAAAGTCTCTGTCCGGCCACTCTCCTCAGACATCTGCCTAaggacagaccaggacaaggTCACGGTTAAGAGCCGATGTGGCTCGGCTGAGGTGAAGGCATCCCAACCGGTGTATATTATTGTTCACGTAGAGGCGGTGATGGATATCATTGTCCGGCTGCGCGCTCTGATTGTTCCTCGGACCCAGGATAAACTGGCCAGCTGGACCCTAGTTGAGGATGTGACCAACAAGCTGTCCAGTGCTCTGTGGGTGAGGGTGACTAGCAGGTGGAGGGAAGCAAATGTCTGCCTGAAGGCAACAGACATCTTTCAGTTGCTTGGAATCCAGAACACACTAGACAGTGAGAACCTCTCAGGAGAGTGCTCCATCTCACCACAGGACAATGCCAGAGTCCTGGAGATGATAAAGTTGCTGCAGAGGCGCCTTGATGGGACACCCTCAGAGTCCTCCATCCATATCACAGATGTGGCTTCACCCTTGGGCTttcctctccctgtatctctccatgCTGTTCAGTCGTGTGTATTTGCCACTGACAAAGACCTGAAGGCAGAAAGAGTGAAGGGAGTCTTTGAAAGCCTGAGATCCCAGTTTATGAGCTACTCCATCAAGCCTGTGAGTAACATCATTACCAGGGCAACAACAAAGATGGCTGCCTCCAAGCAGGTTAGTTTAGAGACACTCCAGGCAGCATCAGCAAAATCATCTGCTGTGGCTCAGAACCTTATTAGTTCGGTTTTATTTCAAGTTGCCAAGGTGTTCTGCTCTGATGACTTAGAGGGTCTGGGTGATCATCTCAGATGCCCCTCAACTTTGACCAGAGTTCTGACACCTTTGACCTCagagaaggctacactgacaccTGCTGTTCTGAAGATCAGAAGGGAGATGTGTAAGGAAGTGGCCACTGAACTCCAGAGTTTCTTGATCAAGGAATCCCTTACTGGCACCCAGACACCATCCAATGGACATGCTTGCACTTCTGGTTCTGCCCCAAGGGAAGCTGTGCGGGACATCCTGAGGAAAACCAAAGAGGAGGCTTCCAACAAAAGCCTGAACAATATTTTCTCTGTTAATTTGGATGAGCGGCTCACAGACTCCATTGCTGATGCCTTATATCCAAAGCTGCATGACACATTGGAGTCCAAGAGAGAGCTGCAGGCTTCTTATTACAGCTCCCAGATCAGCTGCAGCCTCAGCCCCTTTGAAGTTGAGAGCAGCCTAGAGCTCCAGGAGTTCACTGACCCACTATCTGAGTCAGTATTGTGTCTCCTGGATAGGACATTTGGAGATAAAGCTCAGAACTTAAAGACAGGCGGGGGTGTTTTACAATATGTCACAGACCCAACCTATAAGAAGCTTTTGATTGGACCCCACACCAACGATGTCAATGTGGTTGTGCACACGATTGCAGTGGAGGAGTTGCCTGTTGAGGGTTGTATTGCGCAAAGTGAGGCCATTCATGGCCTTCACAAGAAGCAAGAGTTACCTTCCAGCACCAGTGACAGAGGGAATGAGACCCCGAGCCCTACTAATTGCCTGCTGGAGGGTGTAGTGGGCAAACTGATACGGAAGATGCTATTTCAGGGCCTTGACATCCCTGAGTTACCCATGAACGACAGCCACTCTGAGAGCTTTAAGCCACAGTATGAACTGATTGCGAAGCTTTGTCCTCTGATGGTAAGAACAATCATAGCTACAACCATAGCCAATCAACAACCTACTATTCAAGAAGCAGTGATGTCTTCCGACAACATCCATGTGAAAGAGCTGTGTGAGGCAGGTATCAAACCTCTCAAAGAGAACCATGTACCCGATGACTCAGAGACAAACATCATGGTCAGAAGGGCTTTGAGTGAAATTGAATCCTGTATGATTGAGACCTCCGCCAACGACTCTCCCAGTCTACATTCCACACCAGAGGTGGTTGTAGACCTGATCACCAAGCTGCTTCATGGGTATGAACTTCCCTCAGAGGACTTTGCATCACCTGTGTCATCCCCAACCACCACTCTCTCTGATGTGGCAATGGACATGGTGGTTTCTGTCCTTCGGGACCTGTCCGATTCCCCAGACGTTACCTCCGCATTGGAAATACATTTATGAGATCAATACATTATATTAGCCTAGCAACCTCGAGGTTCTTAGTCGAGATCTGACTGGAAAGAGTGTCCATCGAGGAGGTGGAGTGTTTGAAGGGAGAGTCCAttaccagaggtgtgtgtgtctccatgccCAGGGGTCTCCAATCTCCCATCTGGCTACCAGGCTAAGAGagacgggtgagagagagaggcaaatggATGAAGATACCAACAGAAACACTGAGGTCCTACTGCTGCTTAAGCAACTATGAGTTGATATCAGCCCTAGGAGTGCCGCTGTTCCATCCTTACCTGTCCAATCACCGACCAGCGGATTCGGCGCTCCAGGCGCAGCTCCCTGCACACTTCTCTTTCCAGCTCCTCAAGCCTGAGGCGTCGTTTCACATCCCAAGCCAGTTCGGCCAAGTGAAGGTTCTTCCCCTCTTCCATTTCACTCTGAAACCTTCACATACAAGGGaacatcaaaaatgatttacctTCATTTTTCTACAACTCAAACTGTCCACCATATCTATTTCTTAAGTTATTGCTAGATAGGAGGTCAACGTGATTCCACACCTTTGCTTATGTTTTTTTAACACATTTGGGTAAAAGATTCTAATAACACTCACGTGTTCTTGAAGTAGTTTCTACCCTTGGCAATGAGCCATTCTCTAATATCCGTCAGTGAGATGTGGGAAGGAACCTCCCCTTGCTGCTGCAAGACTAGGAACTGCTTCAAAAGATTTTtctgataggagagagagagattcatttGCACCCTTGCCTTCCACAAGTTTTTCCTGGTGTTGTCACGTGATCAGAAAACCCTTTCCCGATCCATGAGCGACAGCAAGTTACATACACAGTTGAAATAAAACGCATGGAAAGGTGTGTCTTACAATATAGCTTTTGTGTTTTTATAATTGTGCATCTAGAAAGTAGACCACTCTAACCTGCTGGGCACAGCACTGCTTCTCCCACAGCAACTGAACTGACTTGATGTAGCTACTGTAGCGATTGTACTCTTTACACGTACACAGCACCTGAAAGGGAGGAGCCACAAAAGAGCCATTTTTAGAGGAAgttcatgtgtacaaacacccaaTCCCAAAtctacctctaacctctacccCAATATTGATTGattttgcctttatttaaccaggtaagacattaagaacacattctctttTACAACCTGCACTAACAATGACCATATGCACTTGTAGATTTGGATTTGTGTAAACTAAGCAAAATGGCAAACATTTCACCTAGCCATcatattgcttacacctgtcCAATTTTCTCAGTTCCATATAAGTGTCACTTTAAGATTTTGGAAAGAAAAAGGAGGTTTGCCATGCCTTCTCATTTGAGGTGATGAGGCCTTGCTTCACCAGCCGCTTCTTCCTTTCCGGATGGCGGAAAAAACTCTTCAGGTGTTTGTCGTGGAGGCAGTTATAACTAACATCCATGACTCTCATGTTGGGGTCCAACAGGTCAAACCCGGGGGTCTCCTGATGGAGCTGTGGATTGTGTTTTAACAAACCTCAATGTCAGGGCAATGGATACTACAGTGGGAATGGTTGTGGAATTAGGACTGGAAATGGGAAgtcattaaaaatatataattaggtAACATTTCATTTGAAAGAAATTGAGGATCTCAGATCATTTGGAATGTCATACTATCACACTAACCTTCTCCCCCAGTTTTCCTCTGAAGAATACAGGGAATGTCCTCTCTGGGGCTTCCTGTAACCCCTACAAATACAGAGACAATCATGACAAAACTTTTTAGACGTGGGGTTTTGATAGTAGACCCCATCCCTGTCACTTGGTTTGCAATAATTCCCCCTTTTGCCAATTCACTTTGCATGAAAAATGTTGAATCAAGCTCATATCTAAAACAAATTTGTTTGATCCATTTACATTGTTAAACTATTCTTAAAGTAGTCAACTAGCCGTAGGCCTACATGATGACTGATTCTGTAGGCTACATATTCATCTCATAGACTTTCATCATCCATCTTTAGAATTATACAAATGTGAAGCGATATTAATATGAAGAACGAACAAAGCATTATCCTAGGCCTACTcacattttcttcttctttgcCCGCACTTTTTGACATAGTAGGCATATTGACTAATATTGTAAACAAGTGATGTCATAACTGAAACTTGATTAAACTGTGTCTCCAGAAAAGGTAGGCCCTATGCCCCCCAAACGTCCGCTATCTGATAGACCTATGTTGTTGTACTGATATAAACACTATGAAAGGATATTGTAGCCTTAACCTATTGATATAGTCTACAGGCTTATTTATGGTGTGCCCGCTCCATAAAGCGCAGCTCCAGTTGTGCCTGGGCTTGCTGCAACAGGTGCACTCTGTTGCCAAGCCTTCCACAGAATCATACCTCAACCCTAAAATGTGATCCACATGTATTCGATTTCGAAACTGTCAAGTTATTTGCAGTGATGGATTTAAAGCATTATCACgactaacaggctgactacaccaaatgaatttagaaatctatattattcaattattgcacccacactgcttgggcgcgccaacgagcgtctgcatagcaaagggctaaaatagaagtcagttctatttctgatgcagatcgcactgcaagtcctgcctctcccatctcctcattggtttatagaagcaggtacccacgtgccatctcctcattggttatacccaagtgggtgactgaaaaacgaacgaggtcagtggcggtaacgcacctaatttatgaaagttgccaatcgcaatataaaatcaagagaagaaaaagcctggaaggaggagagatgactagaaacgattcggttgaccgttttatgtgtgaattaattggtggagtagaggaccttggttcacatagggtcatgtctggcGAGTCAGTGGACACGTTtcctgcctctattgtattgtgttttggagaaaatgggggccgtattagcagtaactgcaaaaggttactgtgaaaccaaggtaaatggCAGTAACTGAACTTAGTGCTTTTTAGCTTGGTTTCAACCTGCCCTTGGCTGCAGTTACTGCGTTTTACCTTGGTATCATATCATTTTATTCTGATAGTGATGCAATCGAACCTGTATGACACTGactgacagctacacacacatacattgctAATCTAGGGATACAACACCATGGCACAGCATTCCCAGGGGGAAATGATGGTTGAACTTGCTCTGAAACGCCGATATCCAGACACTGGTAAGAACCAGCTATCTAAGTAGATCTGACATCAAaattaattagctagctagtaagCTAAGCTAGCTAGCGAGCATAGACTAACAATGCAACCTGCTCTCATAAGATATCTGCAATTGATACTAACGTCAATCTATTAGCCATATAATGACTTATATTCTGAAATTTCATCTGATGGGTTCTCTGAATCAGTACACCATACACACGATTTCTAGCCAGTGACAGCCACCTAGCTAAAACTGACGCGCCCCTACCAAAAGGTCAAAACCtacctagctagcattagcatgaAGCAATAGATTTGTGCTACATGTTCCCATAAGAGATGATCAGAAGTTTATACTAGCTTCAATCTATTATACCTATAATTCATATAATCCTTGTAGTTGTATTCTGACATTCAATGGGTTATTTGAATCTGTAACGTTACACCACACACACGATCTCTAGCCAGCTGACGGTCAGTTGGACGTGCACCCCATACTGAATTGTCAAAAGCCACGCACACTCGTTTTCCGGATGAGCGCACACACAGCATTGCTAGCTCATTAATAATATATCTACTCACATGTTCAGGGTTTCTGGTTTTCTTTTATATTCCAGTATTGCGTGACTGTCCTGGTCAGGAAAGTTAAAATCCCAAATTGTATCCATCCCCTTTGTTGGTGGCATATGTTATTAGTACAACAAGCGTTGACATGCCAAACGTGTGCTCAATGTGTCTGCTTCAGTGGCATCTTTACATGAATGCGGAAAAAACTGTTTTGCATGACTTCCACCAATCCCTGTGGTCTAGATGATTAGTATCTATGCGGATCAAAATTGCCTTGTGAGGGTGTATTAGGACAGTACAACCACGTCAATACTAGGTTTTATTCCTGTTAATGTCCTTCCATGTAattgttttgttatttgtaaataaaaatgaataTGTAAGAGCCTTTTTGGGAGCAGGGGATTTACACATAACCTCAGACATGCACCCTTTTCCATACATTTTTCAGTGTAATCAATACAAAAacggtctacagtcaatcatttCAAGGCTAGGCCTATAGCGATAGAAATTGACTTACTTTTCGGGCCTCGTCGCTGTCCATGCTACAGGTCTAGTCTACGTTGGTCTCCAAAATGAGCCGGTAAAACATCGTACTTCATCTGAGGTCGCCAAAGCTTGAATGCTACTGAATATTAAACTGGCTTAGAAATAAGAATGAAGAGAAATTCAAAACTACAATTGAAATTATTGcgtcacaataccaggcagccgttggcagtgtacccatgagtttaccagtcaatttccagggttagagttccaagcccattctattcattcttattTCTGTGAGCCCAGGCCTACCCCCATTATGGTGTAATTTGCAGTCCACATCATTAAGCATAAATCATAGACCACAGACGCTGAGACGCACTATTTTGCTGAAAATATATAGATTTTACCCTTTGGTGTaaactatacagtaccagtcagaagtttggatgcacccactcattcaagggtttttctttatttttactatgttctacattgtaaaatagtgaagacatcaaaactatgaaacacatatggattcatgtagtaaccaaaaaagtgttaaacaaatcaaaatatattttatatttgagattcttcaaagtagccaccctttgccttgataacagctttgcacactcttggcattctatcagccagcttcacctggaatgcttttccaacagtcttgaaagagttcccacatatggtgagcaattgttggctgcttttccttcactctgcggtccaattaatctcaaaccatctcaattgggttgagatcaggtgattgtggaggccaggtcatctggtgcatcactccatcactcatcttggtcaaatagcccttacacagcctggaggtgggttaggtcattgtcctgttgaaaaacaaatgacactcCCACTAAACACAGACCAGATGggctggcgtatcgctgcagaatgcggtggtagccatgctggttaagtgtgccttgaactctaaataaagcaaagcacacccacaccatcacacctcctcctccatgcttcacggtggaaatcacacatgcagaaattatccattcacctactctgcgtctcacaaagacacggccgtTGGATCCAAGAATCTCAAATCGCAGGCTGTCAAATCAAAAGGCACTCCTtcgataaagttgtttttgactaAAATGAAAACATGTCATTTTCACAAGGTTGTGGAGTAACATGTACAACTACCTATTATTGGCTCAAATTtgggttgtgcctttagattgacAATATTAACAACCAATGCAAGAATTTTCCACTTCTCAAACCCCGCCCTGGTCTTCTTGGTTTGATTCAGAAGCATTCAAGAAAGTCTTGTGATGTTGCTCCTCTTGGTTCAGAAATTCTGATGTAACATTAAGCCTGTTAGAAGACATTTACAGGATAAATGTACAGGAATCCTAGACTCTCAGCCTGTATCTTTGGTGCTAAGCTATCAATGCTAGTTAGCTAAGTATCTAAACCTGCTGCATCTGAAATAACTATTGTTTAATGTTAAATACAGCCTCAGTGACTGTTCAAGCAAACAACACTGGAGGCCTATTGGAACTAATAAAAAGTATGAAGTTTACAAgtaattaaatacaaaaaatataggCTATTTGGAAAGGACACAATGGCTGCAACTTCGGTCGGTGATGGTGGGAGTTGTTTTGCCGAATGGACCCATAGGAGTTTGAtccttgaaaaacagaaaaatattGAGTAACTACTCTCATTCTACAGGTTTTTAAGTATCTAGTTACAGACGTTAGACTAAAACATCCAGAGGAACACATAGCAGGGAGCTCCAATATGATCAGTAAACTAGACCGGTTATATAGATCGCTGAAAATTACTGTCAATCATTTCTTGTATTAGTCATCTCAGGGATGGTACATGAAAAATGTAGCAGAAGCAATTTCCGGTTTAGCTCCTCACTAAACAGTCTATAGACATGAAATCAGAAAATTACACAACTGAGTAGGACAAAATAAAACCACCAAAACTCGCAATCGAAAAAAAACTATCAGGGAAATTAAAGATCCAAGTCATCTACCCAAAGGTAGTAACTGCAGGCAAGAGCGAAATGGATTCAATAGGGTTGGCTGTTTGAAGAGTTAAAACGAaagactatttatttattttttttattattattttttttttatccccttttctccccaattttcgtggtatccaatcgctagtaattactatcttgtctcatcgctacaactcccgtacgggcttgggagagacgaaggtcgaaagccatgcgtcctccgaggcacaacccaaccaagccgcactgcttctttaacacagcgcgcctccaacccggaagccagccacaccaatgtgtcggaggaaacaccgtgcacctggcccccttggctagcgcgcactgcgcccagcccaccacaggagtcgctggagcgcgatgagacaaggaaatccctaccggccaaaccctccctatcccggacgacgctagcccaattgggcgtcgccccacggacctcccggtcgcggccggctgcgacagagcctgggggcgaacccagagactctggtggcgcagtgcgATGAAAACGAAAGACTATTTTTAAATTAGTTTTCAAATAATTTGTTCTGCTTTTAAATTAGTTCTGCTCCTTTTGTTTACAAATCTACAAACGATTCTCTCAACATCCATCACTTCTCtcattcttcacattttcaacttTATTTCTGATATTTACGATTTATTTCATTTTGAATTCAATACTTAAGGCGTGAAATTGAATCCATATTTTTTCCCCAAACAATATACAATATTGTTGCATTCCCACCCCTCCCCCATAACATCATAATAAACATCAAGGGCGTTTTACTAAGACATATGCAATGTACACAACTGATAACTGCTCCCAAAAAAACATGACACTGCCCTTGCCACCAAACTATACTTGATTTTCAGCACAGGGAAAGACctcaaattaaaaatatatttatgtgatcaagacaaaggagatgattgtggactacaggaaaaattatgcacggctgaaatgcggtcactctccatctttacccctgaagtggaaatgcggtaccctaggaaggagacggactgttggaagaacagacatttctcagccttgatgtACAGGTTTTGatatgttttacacttttttggttatgtcacgttcctgacctgttttcctttgttttgtattcattttagttggtcagggcgtgagttgggtgggtttgtctatgtttgtatttctatgtggggttttgtgttcggcctggtatgattctcaattagagacaggtgtgtattgtttgtctctaattgagagtcatacaaaggcagccagggtttcactggtgttttgtgggtgtttgttcctgtgtcagtgtttgggccacacaggacggttgaaggtttgttagtttgttgttttgtagtttgtagtgtcttgtttgctgttcttcattaaaagatggcttatttccctcaatccgcatcttggtcctatccatgctccttctcgtctaagggggagaacaacattgactgcctttacaggttactacatgattccatttgtgttatttcatagttttgatgccttcactattattcaacaatgtagaaaatagtaaaaataaagaaaaacccttgaatgagtaggtgttctaatagcaataaggcacctctgaggtttgtggtatatgttCAATATACCACCcctccttgggccttattgcttaaataacccATATCTCTTTTATAACAGGATATTATCATTGACTATAATGAAAATGCATGTATGAATGAGTCTGATTTACCGTTTTCAATGGCAGGTTCACCTTCTGAAGCCGGATAAGGTTCCCAAAGCGTGCTGCGCACCCACCAAGCTCAGTCCCATCTCTGTACTCTTCCACGATGACAACAACAACGTGATACTAAAGAAGCATCGCAACATGGTGGTCAAGACCTATGGATGCCTGTGACACCAGTGGTAGCCCATCGATCTATTCTACAACATTTTAATCAACTTGATTGCTATTGTTCCAAAAGATACAAACAGGGTAATATAACTTGCAACCAGCAGTTGATAGCAATAATCTGTCAATATGCTGATAAATAGTATGTATCTATTATATTGATTTTGAGTCAGAGTGGTATATGAACAACACCCATTGGACTTATAACCATACTTCACTTTTGATTAACTAAACTATTCAAATCTACAGTAATTCAGATAATTACATCCCCCCTTCATGTCATATATTCTGTGACCAATCAAAGCTGCAAAGTACTGTATCATAAATGCAATCAATGCTAAAATTCAACCCTTTTGATGGCTATAATATCTTGTTGAACCATGAATTTCTCATTGTCTCTTTTAGATGTACTAAACATGGTTTGCAAAACGTAcacgtttttttcttcttctttaatcATACTTTTAACCAGTACAAGTTAGTaacaatggaaaatggcaacaacATTTTTTTGGGCCATTTTTGTATGTACAGAggaacaaacacacagtgatgtaTGGCCTTGTCAACAGATATCTGGAGGACTGTATACTGCTATATTTGTAATAAaataaactacactgaacaaaaaaacgcaacatgtaaaaggttggtcccatgtttcatgagctgaaatgaaagatcccgaAAATGTTCTATAagcctaaaaaaaaaaatgctgagcATTTcgccattgccaagataatccatccacattgAAAGGTGcaccatatcaagaagctgattaaacagcatgatcattacacaggtgcaccttttgctggggacaaaaggccactaaaatgtgcagttttgtcacaacacaatgccacagatctcTGAAGTTCTGAGGGAATGTGCAATTTGGTAtgcggactgcaggaatgtccaccagagctgctgccagagaatttaatgttcatttctctaccataagtcgcctccaacgtcattttagagaatttggcagtacatccaaccgacaattttcctgtcctgctagccattcaaaatgtaacgattacttttgggtgtcagggaaaatgtatggagaataaagtacattcttttccttagaaatgtagtgaagtaaaagtaaaagttgtcaaaactataaatagtaaagtacagataccccccaaaactacttaagtagtacttgaaagtaatttttacttcagtactttacaccactgtaggtGCTTCAATAGAGTCAGACGTTCAGGGGTGGTTGGACATATAAGATGGGGTGCTGGTGAGCCCCCATTTTAGGTCGTCACACAAATATTCCCCCACCCATGTCCAGGGGTCTCAGTGTTATGTCCCTTGAAATATATGTACTTTTGGTAATACTTTGTGAGTAGGCAACAAATACAATCATCTTAAATTGACATGTTGAATTTTTTTGCCATAGTAAATGGTGTATTGCGCAAATTTCCCTAATGCGGACAGTTTGTGTTACTACCTTACACAAGCTTGCATTTTCACCCTATAAGACAAAATTTTTACCTCAGATTGGTGATGTTAGTCTAAAAGTGTATGGACATCACGATGAcataagattgattgttttaatCAGATCAATATCTTAGGTTTTGTACCATTGATTTTTCTAAGCGCTGGGATGCGCAGAACTTAGAACGCAGAGTTAATGAAATGCCCAGGAAATGGCACAGAAAATTTGGGGGTGGTCTTTCCATAAAAGTCAATGGCCACACACCAATACATGGATTTGACAGTCAAACTATTACTTAAATAGCAGTCAACTGTTGTCACCGTTGTTATTCTATAGAGGGT
Protein-coding sequences here:
- the LOC129848785 gene encoding fibrous sheath-interacting protein 2-like, with protein sequence MDSDEARKGLQEAPERTFPVFFRGKLGEKLHQETPGFDLLDPNMRVMDVSYNCLHDKHLKSFFRHPERKKRLVKQGLITSNEKVLCTCKEYNRYSSYIKSVQLLWEKQCCAQQKNLLKQFLVLQQQGEVPSHISLTDIREWLIAKGRNYFKNTFQSEMEEGKNLHLAELAWDVKRRLRLEELEREVCRELRLERRIRWSVIGQPGSQMGDWRPLGMETHTPLVMDSPFKHSTSSMDTLSSQISTKNLEVARLI